The Verrucomicrobiota bacterium region TTTCGCTCGTGGGAATGGTGGCGTTGGACACGTTGAAGCCATTGAAGAAGCCGCGACTTTGCGGGGCGGCCTCGACGGATTCCGTCGCGAGGCCAGCGCCCGCGACCAGCAAGGCGACGCCGGTGCGGATGGGATCACGAAAAAGCCACGCTGTGGCGGTGCAGGCGAGCAAGGGAAGAAACAGTTTGGCGCGAAAGCGCGAGCGCGATGAGTGCTTCATGGTGTTGGTGTGTTTGGTTTTGTTTGTGGCGACATGCACAGATGTCCGCCGCTAGTGATGTCGGCTTCAAATTCCGTTTTGGGCGTGTAGCCGACGTGTTTGCCGACAATGTTGCCGTCGCGATCAATGATGAACGTGGTGGGAATGCCCTCGATGCCGCCAAAGGCGCTCACGACGGTTTCGTCCCCCAGCACGATGGGATAATTGATGCCCATTTTCTCCATGAAAGGCTTCACCGCGCTCGCGCCGTCTTGATCCAACGAAATGCCAATCACGACCAGCCCCTTGTCCG contains the following coding sequences:
- a CDS encoding TlpA family protein disulfide reductase translates to MTKNKPLILVGLCIALTFVLLATTATRRLSDKRNNPGETSPVVTLAGAPTPAWELKDVNGKMVKSSDFAGKVVILDFWATWCGPCRMEIPGFIELQKQYADKGLVVIGISLDQDGASAVKPFMEKMGINYPIVLGDETVVSAFGGIEGIPTTFIIDRDGNIVGKHVGYTPKTEFEADITSGGHLCMSPQTKPNTPTP